A genomic segment from Lytechinus variegatus isolate NC3 chromosome 10, Lvar_3.0, whole genome shotgun sequence encodes:
- the LOC121422511 gene encoding DNA-directed RNA polymerase III subunit RPC8-like — MFALAEMVDTVRIEPWLFNVKPIDAITEELNKKLANKVVPNVGLCIALHDIVKMEDSHIFPGDGASHTKVHFRFVVFHPFMDEILVGRIRSCSRDGVHISLGFFDDIVVPPEALQQPCKFDETEQLWVWQYESEEGTHDMFMDINEEIRFRVVDEVFTDTTPVGPEDGLEAGADESDAKKSPYSLVGSISEPGLGLLAWWSNM, encoded by the exons ATGTTTGCTTTAGCTGAGATGGTGGATACGGTCCGCATTGAGCCGTGGCTCTTCAATGTTAAACCTATTGATGCCATCACAGAAGAACTCAACAAGAAACTTGCAAATAAA GTTGTACCAAACGTTGGACTGTGCATTGCTCTTCATGACATAGTTAAGATGGAAGACTCTCATATCTTTCCTGGTGATGGTGCATCTCATACAAAAGTCCACTTTCGGTTTGTGGTCTTCCATCCCTTCATGGATGAGATTCTCGTTGGGCGAATCCGAAGCTGCAGCCGTGATGGTGTGCACA TATCATTGGGATTCTTTGATGACATTGTTGTTCCACCAGAAGCCCTTCAGCAACCGTGCAAATT TGATGAGACCGAGCAGCTTTGGGTCTGGCAGTACGAGTCGGAGGAAGGCACCCACGATATGTTCATGGATATCAACGAGGAGATTCGATTCAGGGTGGTGGATGAAGTCTTTACCGATACGACTCCTGTTGGTCCTGAGGATGGTCTGGAGGCCGGAGCAGATGAGAGTGATGCAAAGAAATCCCCTTACAGTCTAGTG ggTTCCATAAGTGAGCCTGGTCTAGGGCTCTTAGCATGGTGGTCAAACATGTGA